The following is a genomic window from Paenibacillus thiaminolyticus.
CCTCAAGCGCATCGCTTCCATTCTCCTCGTGGTAGCGGCTGTACAGCTCTTGGGCCAAATCAGGACGCTCGACTTCTTGACCGTCAGAATTGACCGGCTTGCCGTTGGCATTGACCTTATACGCCTTTACAAGAATCGAACCTTTGCCCAAGCCCACTCTCGGCACTTCGAAATCCTTCGACGTACGGTCACCCTTCGCATCGGTGTAATTCATCGTCGTTGTCTTGTTAGTCGGGTACAATTGTTTCGGATCCGGATTTTTGGAGTGATCCATTTTGACCCGGTAAGTAAGAGTCGCTGGATTGCCTTCCGTGACATTGCCGATGTCCCAGTTGAACGTCTCGGTTTGCGGGTTCCAGGTGACCTCCCCTTGAGAGACCTTATAGTCGTCCGGGCCGAAGGAGCTCCCCTTCAACTTCAGATCGAACATGTCCCCCATCGGGTCAGTGACTACCGCATTTTCAGCGGCAAAGGCAATTTTGCTGGCCAGCTCGGAGAAGATTCGCTCCAGACTGTCGCTGCTGCCCGAATAATAACCTTTGTTCCCTACATCCTTCAGCGTATTGGTTGCATTGCTATTGCTCCCCACATCCAACCCGATAGAATAAATGCCGATTCCGGCATCATGGGCCAGCTTGGCTTCGGAAATCGTGCCGATGCCATTGTCTTTAATTTCAAACTCATAGCTGCAGCTCCACCAACCACAAGTTTCCTTGCCCAAACCATACCAGCTAGATCCTAGGCTAAAACTGGAGCCCGACCCGATAATGTTTTTGTAGTTAAAATCAGAAAGAATAAACTGATGGCTATTATTTCCCCATGAACCTTTTACTGCAGTAGACGCCTTGTAACTATACGTCGGCTCCCCGTCACTCAGCAGAACGATCACTTTGTTGTTGGCCTGGCTTGTCTTTAAAAGTTCCTGAGCTTCGTGGAGTCCTGCCTGAATATTCGTTCCCCCGGTCGCCTGTATATTATCAATGGCACGTTTCAATTCCGTCTTCTGGTCAAGGCCTTTGAAGTCAGATACCTGATCAGAAGTCTTATTGAAGGTCACTACTGCAATTCTCGTGTCCGAGTCTTCAATCAACAGATTGTCAACGAATTTCTTGGCTGCATCCTTCGCCTTTGGCAATCGATTCTGGTTCGGTTTTTGGGTCATGCTTCCCGACTTGTCGATCACGAGCACGACATCGGAGGAGCCCGATTTCAGGTTCTTGCCTTCGACGGTCAGTGTAATATCCCATTCATCCAGCTTGCCTTCGACCGGGTTGGCTTCCTTCGTGAGCTTCACCGCTCCCGGATTCGGCCACTCAAGCTCCCCGGAACTCGCCGCCTGGGCGCCGATCGTGCCCGGAATCGTCCCAAATGCGACACTCAACATACACAACCATGTAACTACTAGTCTGAATCGGCGTTTCATAGTTTCCTCCTCATTTTTTCATCTGAGTCCTCCTTTGCAGAGTAAAAATTGCCTCCTCACGTCTTATTTATATCGTTCTGCGGGCCAAAAATACCGCGGAGAACCGCCCTATGAAAAATAAAAAAATCCGGCTGCAATTTAACGATTGTTAAATGCAGCCGGACGATCATGGGCCTGACGACCTTTAGATTCCTAAGCTTTGCGGCCTAATCTTTCGATTAGTGTGCCCTATGTAATTGGCGTATCCAATCATATCCAGCTAAAGCACTATTCATGCTCAATATATGGGACAGCCTCCTATTTGTCAATCACTTTTTTGAAAATTGTTCGATGCACTTCCAAAGGCAGAAAAAAACCCGAAATATCCCCTGATTGGGGGATTTCTTTCGACCTTAAAATGATATAAAATATTCATTTCTTTGAAAATTTATTGCACACTATTTTCATTATTATAGGCACTTCGACCTAATATTTCACAATTCGACGCTCCCTCATATAAATGGATGAAGAAGGATGGAGAAGGAAATGAAACCCCAACTCGCATGCCATCGATTCATGCCGAATCGGGTCATACTATAAAGGCAGGTTTGTTCTGCTCCGTAAAGAGGAGACGACAACTGAACAGGTAATTTGCAGATCTTGGATCGTTGACAAACGGACAAACAGGACATATGATAAATGATGTAACGGATGTGTAACCGGTTACACATGGAAAGGAAGGATACTCCGTCATGGCCACGATCAAAGATGTGTCGAGATTGGCGGGCGTATCGGTCGCAACCGTCTCCCGGGTCCTTAATCAAAAAGGGTATGTCCACGAGGACACTGAGAAGAAAGTGATGAACGCGATTCGGGAACTGGACTATATTCCGAATGACGTCGCCAGGAGCTTGACCAAAAAATCGGCGAAAATGCTGGCGCTTATTGTCCCGGACATCACGAACCCGTTCTTCAATGAACTTGCCCGAGCCGTGGAGAAGGTGACCCAGCTATACGGATACGCGACCATTCTGTGCAACTCCGACGACACCCCTGCCAATGAGAAGCAATATATTCATGCGTTGAAGCAGAAATACATCGACGGCTTCATTCTTGCATCCAATACGCTATCGGCGGAAGAAGTCCAACAGCTGGATGTCCCGGTGGTTACGTTGGACCGGACGATTTCGGACACCATACCGACGGTCGCCTCCGACAACCGCGAGGGCGCACGGCTGGGCGTGCAATATCTCCTCGATCGGGGCTGCAGCAAAATCGCCCATATTCGGGGCCCACAGCAGCTATCGATTGCGGACGAGCGCTGCCAAGGATATTTGGATGTGGTGCAGGAGGCTGCATGGTTCTCTCCCGATCTCATCGTCGAGGGCAACTTCAATCTGAACCAAGCGACCGACACAGTCAATCGCTTGCTGGACCGCCACCCCGATATCGACGGAATCTTCGCCGGCAACGATATTATGGCGATGGGAGCGCTGCGGGCCGTTCAGAAACGGGGCATCCCCGTTCCCGACCAGATGCAGATTGTCGGCTTCGATGGCATCTCGCTAGGCGAGATGGTCTACCCGGAACTGACGACCGTCGCGCAATCGATCTATGAAATGGGACTGCTAGCTGCTCGAATGTTGATTAAAATGATCGAGAGAAAGCCGCTGGATACGATGCATTACAATCTTCCCGTAGAGCTGGTTCGGCGAGGGACGACGCGATAATCGGCCCGGCCTCAGCTCGGCTTTCATAGAACTTCATTTTCAGGGAATGCTATTCTTTAGAAAAACAGCGTACGCTCGCTCCAGTCTGATTTTTCTTCATACCCATCCGACAGCTTGGGATGAAGAAGTTCTTTGTCGGATGTGTAACCGGTTACACATGCAATGGATTTGTTTTCACAAGTCGCTTTCAACCCACTACATTCAAAAGGAGTGCTTGAACATGGAAACTGTTAAAAAAATTCCTATCATTCTGGATACGGACCCCGGAATTGATGACGCCGTTGCCATAGCGGCCGCCCTGTTCCATGAGTCCATCGATGTCCGGCTGATTACGACGGTTGCAGGCAACGTCGGCCTCGACAAGACGACCAATAACGCCCTGAAGCTGCTGCAGTTCTTCGGCAAAGATGTGCCTGTCGCCCGGGGCGCCGCCAAGCCTCTCGTACGTCCGGCCGAAGACTCCAGCCATATTCACGGAGAATCCGGCATGGATGGATATGAATTCGACGAGCCGACGCAAGCTCCGCTCGATCACGCCGTATTGCAGATGCGTGACACCATTCTGAACAGCCCGGAACCGATTACGATCGTTCCGATCGGCCCGCTTACGAACGTGGCCCTGCTGCTGACGCTGTTCCCGGAATGCAAGGCGAAGATTGAGCGAATCGTACTGATGGGCGGTTCCGCTTCCCGCGGCAACCATACGCCGAACGCCGAATACAACATTTATGCCGATCCGGAAGCCGCCAGCATCGTATTCAATGCCGGTCTGCCGTTGGTGATGGTCGGACTTGACGTGACCAGCCTGGCTACATTGACGACCGAGATTGTGGAGAAGATAAAGGAAATGAACAAGACGGGCTTCATGCTCTACTCCTTGTTCCAGCATTACCGGGGCGGCAGCCTGAAGAGCCGCGGCTTGAAAATGCATGACCTGTGCGCCATTGCCTATCTGGTCAACCCGGGTCTGTTCCAGACGAAGGATTGCTTCGTCGACATCGAGCTGGCAGGTACTTATACGGCCGGCACGACGGTCACCGATATTACGAACCGCCTTGGCAAGCCAAGCAACGCCACTGTATGTCTGGACATTGATGTTCCCGCTTTCCGCGAGTGGGCGATAGAAGTCCTTGGCAAAACCGTATAAACCTTCTTATTATATAAGGGAGCGTGTTCAACGTGTTGGAGATCATCATCAGCATCGTTCTTCTTGTTGCAACCGGGTATTTGATCGCCAAGAACTATGACGCTAAATTTGTGCTCCTGGCCGCAGGTATCGTGCTTATGATCGCTGCCGCGCTGCTCGGACATCAAGTGCTTAGTCCTGAGGACTCTACAGGTCTTGCCTTATTGGATCCATTCAAACAAATTGGGTTAGTATTCGTGAGACAATTGGGCGGCGTCGGGTTAACGATTATGGTGTTATTCGGTTTTTCAAGCTACATGACGCACATCGGAGCCAGTGATGTCGCCGTGCATCTATTGACAAAACCATTGGGCCGCATCAAATCGCAGTACATTCTTGTGCCAATTGTGTTCCTGCTTGGTAACCTGTTGTCTCTGGTCGTGCCAAGCGCGTCCAGCCTGGCGGTTCTTCTCATGGCCACCCTTTATCCGGTCTTGAAGAACACAGGAATGTCATCGCTCACGGCTGGAGCTATCATTGCAACCACGGCGACGATTATTCCAACGCCTCTGGGAGCGGACAATGTCGTCGCTGCGGAAAATCTGGGGATCGATATTATCGACTATGTATTCACCTATCATGCCAAGATCTCGATTCCCGTGCTGCTGATTATGGCTGTCGCTCATTATTTCTGGCAGAAATATATGGACAAACGTCAGCAAGGCGCCTTACATCAGGACATCAATGATGAAAAGCTGTCCGTGAAAAAAGATTTGCCGCCTGCCTACTACGGTTTGCTGCCAATCTTGCCGCTTGTTCTCGTGCTCGTCTTTGGATTACTGATCACGAGTGTCAAGCTTGGGCTGGTGGAAATTACGTTCATTTGTATGGCGCTGGCCCTGGTCATTGAGATTATTCGCAAAGGTTCCTTCAAAGAAACCTCTAAACAGCTCTCGATTTTCTTTACTGGCATGGGCACGGGGTTGGCTCAAGTCGTCTCCCTGATCGTCGCTGCAGGTATGCTGGTCGAAGGCTTAAAATCAATGGGCATTATTGATATGCTAATCGAATCGGTTAGACATATCGAGAGCGCCGGCGTTATCCTGATGCTCAGCTTCGCAGGTGTTGAAGGCTTGATTACGTTCATCAGCGGCAGCGGATTGGCTGTGTTCTATTCCGTGATTAACATCATTCCGGATATTTCGGAGAAGCTGGGGATCAGCGGTGTTATGATTTCACTGCCAATGCAGCTCATTGCGAACTTGGTCCGCTCCATCTCGCCGGTAGCGGCCGTCATTATCGTCGTCGCCTCAATTATTAAGGTCAATCCGATACAGATCGTGAAGCGGACATCTGTGCCGGTTCTGGTCGGGGTCGTCTCTTGCCTCATCTTGTCGTTCATTATGTTCGCCTAAGAGGACAAGGGAAAAGAGGATCCCGCCAGGGATCTTCTTCAGGTAGGAGGGAGTGTAAGAAAATGAACCATATATGTGTAGTGGGCAGCTTGAACAGAGATACAAGCCATCTGCTCGCAAGACTGCCGATGGTGGGGGAGACGGTGCACGGTATCAGCACCTCTTCCAGCGCCGGAGGCAAAGGCTGTAACCAAGCCGTATCCGCCGCCCGCTTGGGCGCAAAGGTCGCCTTCATCGGCAAGGTCGGTGAAGATAAAGCCGGTGATCAGCTTCTGACGGTGCTGAAGGAGGAGCAAATCGATACCTCGCATATCGATGTCGATCCGAAGGTGCATTCCGGAGAAGCGACGATCCTGATTCAAGAGGATGGGAAAAATGCCATTATCGTCACGCCAGGCGCCAATATGAACATCCGCGAGGAAGATATAGAGCGGGCTTACTCGGCCATCGATAAGGCAGATATCGTCATCGCCCAATTCGAAATTCCGATTCCGGCGGTGACCCAAGCCTTCGTCTATGCCAAGCAGCAAGGCAAAGTAACGGTTCTTAATCCAGCTCCGGCCAAAGTCATTCCGGAGGAGCTGCTGCGGGCGACCGACATTCTGGTGCCGAATGAATCCGAGATGCAGATCATTACGGGAGTGGAGCCCTCCAGCGACGATGCCATTCGCCAGGCGGCGGACCGGCTGCTCGGGTACGGCATCCGCTACGTCATCGTCACGCTGGGCGAGCAAGGGGCGCTCATCTGCCATGCGGATGGAGCCGCTCATGTGCCAGCGAAGCGCGTAACCGCGGTCGATACGACGGCTGCCGGCGATTCGTTCATCGGCGCCTTGTGCAGCCGCCTCGATCTCACCCAATGGCAGGATGTCCGCCATATGGAAGACATCGTCCGGTTCGCCAACTCCTTCTCGGCGCTGGTCGTGCAGCGCAAGGGAGCTATCTCTTCGATTCCTTACGCACATGAACTGGAATCTTTGCAAGAGAAGCTGTGAACTTTCCAGAGCTCAAAGCACTTGGATCCGCCCGTCATCGCAACGATTTGTCTAGCATGACCAAATTCGGATAACCTAATAAGACGAAGGGGCTGTCCCATAAGCTGAAATTAGCTTATGACGAGACAGCCCCTCCTTATTCTCAAAGCTCGACTCTGAAATACTGTAAAACTGCATCATTTCCCTGGACACGTCTATCCGGTAGGCAAAATCCGCAAGACTGCACGATTTCTCCAGATACGCCTTTTCGGTAAGTGAAATCCTGCGTAAATACAGCAATTCGATATGGACGACTTGACCAGAAAGGGAATCCTGCAAAACTGCAGGAATTTCACCCGTTTCGCTTCGGCTTGAAGCAAAAGGGCCTAAAATGATGTAGATTTGCAGCAATTCCTCGGGATGTGGATTCATTGAGCCGAAATTACTGTAAAATAGCAGCAATTTCCCTCACACGAAGCCGCAGGAGGCAATGATGCCTCCTGAAGGCGATGATGCCTCCTGAAGACAATGATGCCTCCTGAGAGCGATGATGCCCCCAGGATCCGACGCGGTCTCTTGGATCCCGTAAAATAAGGGCGTTGAGAAGTCTATAGGAATATTTCGCCACTTCATTTTTTATATAGTGGAGCTCGTCTCTCCGTGAGAAAAAATTCTGAGTGCCAAGTTTTGATTGTGTAAATGGACATCTCCACCCCTTCGTAAAAACAGGGGTTTTCCAACAGCCTGATTAACGCATGATATCCAGTTTCTTCCTCCTTCCGCCCCTTTTCCCGCCGCTGTCATCCCGCCTCAATATTTCCTGTTGCTCCGTTCTGCCCCGCATCCTTATGCACTCCCTATGGGGCTGCCTCTTTTTCTGCTTTATTTGCGATATTTCTCGACGGCCAGAGCGGTAGGCAATCCGTAAACCCGCCCGTGGAAGCGCCGGCATCCAGCGCAATCCGGCCCGTTACGTCGATCTGGAAATGCCGCAGCGCGCCCTCCAGCTTCAGGCCGCCCTTCCCAACGTATTTCCTCTCGCTCCCTTTGACGGCGATGCGGGCATCCGGTTTCACCCGTTCACCTGCATAAGCCGCTTGCTGCCCGTTCACGAAGACGCTCCCCGCAAGAACCAGACTCTCTGCCTGTGCGCGGCCGTAAGCATATCCGCCATCCATTAGCGCCCTCCATAAGGGCATTGTCCGTTGTCCCATAGCGAATCCTCCCTAAGATAGAAGTCTGAATGCTCAGAGTCTTCTTCCGGGAGGAGGGGCACGGATTGGACAGCAGCGTTATATCTCGACTATCAGATGATACATCGCTGTCTCCTTCCTGGTACGTCGTCTGTTTTATGCTTGATTCAGTGCTGGAAGTTCGCTCAACAGCTGCTGCGCCTCTTCCATGATCTCCATCACAATGCGGGAGGCCGGATCCCCATCCGTCAGCAGCCGCGTAGCTTGGCCGGCCCATAGCGACATGTAATCCGCTTCATTCCGTACTGCCGCGGCCTTCCGAATCTCATTCGTTGCCGAGTTCTGCGTCGGGAACGGCAGGGGCTCTACTCCGCTCTCATCGAATCGGCGTATAAACGCATTGCTGATCCCCCGTGCCGGACGTCCCGAGAACACCCGCGTAATGACGGTGCTCTCCTCCGTACTATCCAGCAGCGCTTGCTTATAGGCCCGATGGGCCCCCGACTCGGCGGCGGTGAGGAACCTAGTTCCGAGCTGCACACCGCTCGCGCCCAAGGCCAAGGCCGCCACCAGACCGCGTCCATCCATCACGCCGCCCGCCGCGACGACCGGAACCCGAACCTGATCGGCAATCTGAGGCACGAGAGAGAAGGTGCCGATATTGGCTCCGTTCGGATGCAAGCCGATGTCGAACGTGCCGCGATGGCCGCCGGCGTCGCTGCCCTGGGCCACGATAACGTCGCTGCCCGCCCGTTCCGCTTCCACCGCTTCGCGGACCGTCGTCACCATGGTCGTGACCTTAATCCCGCGCCGCTTCACGACCTCCATGAACCGGGCAGGCAGAATGCCGAACGCCGTGCTGATGACAGGCACTTGCTCCTCGATCAGCACCTGCATCTGCTGCTCGAACCGATCGGGCGTATGCAGCTCCGGGGCCGGTTCTCCAAGTTCGAGCTCGGAACGGATACCCCGCAGCACTTCGTTCACCTCGGCGATGCGGCTCGCGTCGTCCGTCATATCGGCCGCGAACAGATTGACTGCGAACGGCTTGGCGGTCCGCTGGCGAATCAGCCGAACCGCAGCCCGGATATCTTCCGGCTCCATATAGGCCGCTCCCAGCGTTCCGAGGGCGCCAGCCTCGGATACGCTCGCAACCAGGTCCGGGGTCGTCGGGCCGCCCGCCATGCCGGCTTGCACGATAGGATACGTAATGTTCAAAGTTTTGCACAGCTCCGTGTTCATCTTGGTCATATTTTCAGCTCCATTCCTTCCATTATGGGTCCTGCCGCGTCTAAAGCCGGGTATCCTTTAAGTTCCAAAACCTACCTTTCGGCAGCAAACGAGAGCTTAAGCAAGATCGCCTGCAGCTCGAAGGTATTTTTGTGCACAACACGAGGACAACCGTACACCCAGGGGATAATTTTTCTTAACCGGATGTTACGATTTTATGACAGCGGAATTGGCATGAGGAACTATCCGCCGTGAGCTCGTTCCCCTCGTGCTTGAAAGCAGAAAACCCATTGGAAGCAAGGATCCACCCGCAAATGCCATAGGTCCATTGTACAAATAATTACCAGTTAAAGCGAGGCCTAATAAGGGAAAAAGCACGCTTTCCATCCCGGCTTTAATGTGACAATATTGAGAACTCGGCCTTTTCGACCATAAATGTGTACAAAAATCAAAACGGCTGATTTCGGCCGAATAAGCGTGATTTTTGTCACATATCAGAATTAATCATTAATTTTTTTGGTTTTTACACCCAACATCGACCCATTTAATGTCATATATGGTTTTCTATATGCTTTGTTTTTCTACTCCCTTCTTACTAACATAGACTGTGAAATCATTATCCCGACATATTTCAGCGAAGTTAATCACACATAGAAAGGGGTATTTTTGTGAAAAAGAGATGGCCGCTATCTTTTCTTTTCCTATCTCTTATCATCCTGCTAACCGGATGTGATTCATCACTGCTCGTGCTGGATCCAAAAGGTCCGGTGGCCAAGACCCAATCGGACACGATAATCTTCTCCATGTTTATTATGGCGGGCGTACTGCTGGTCGTCTATGTCCTGTACATCTACATGCTGACCAAGTACCGGGCGTCGAAGGCGGCGCCGGATTATGAGCCGCCTCATATGGAGGGAAGCACATGGCTGGAAGTTACGTGGACGCTGATTCCGGTCATTATCGTCATCGTTCTGTCGGTCGTTACGGTTCGATCGACCTATGCCGTTGAGACAACGCCGGTGGGGTATGAGGATCAGAAGCCGCTTATCGTCTATGCTTCCTCCTCGAACTGGAAATGGCATTTCAGCTATCCGGAGGAAGGCGTCGAGACGGTCAACTACGTCAACATTCCGACGAACCGGCCAGTCGAATTCCGGCTCTATTCGTACGGGCCGATTACAAGCTTCTGGATTCCGCAGCTCGGCGGGCAGAAATATGCCATGAGCGACATGGTGACCAAGCTTCGGCTCGTCGCCGAGCATGAAGGCTCCTTCATGGGCAAGAACTCCAACTTCTCGGGGGAAGGCTTTGCCCACATGGATTTCGAGGCATTGGCGATGTCGCCGGAAGCCTTCGACAAATGGGTGAACGAAGTGAAAGCCACCGCTCCGGAGCTGACGAGCGAAGAGTTCGATACCTTGCTCGCGACGGAGCATGTCGGACGCAAAAGCTACTCTTCGACCCATCTGGCCTTCAAGCCAGCGCCTGAAGGCGAGCATGCAGGACACCATCACGGATCGGACGATGCAACCGCTCCGGAATCAGACTCGGTGCACTCCGGCACGAACCATACTGGAGCGGAGCATTCGGACACCGACCATGCGAATATGAATCATTCGGATATGGATCACGGTGCGATGAACAGTTCAGAGCCGGATCATGAGCAGACGGAGCACTCTCAGCATGGCAACTAGATTCGCAGAGAAAGGAGTCAAATCTGTATGAAATGGGACGAATTTTTCGTTACCGGAGAACCGATGATCTACGGCGCGATGGCCAGTATCGTCATCGCGTCGCTCGCCATCCTCATCGGACTAACCTATTTCAAAAAATGGGGGTACCTGTGGCGCGAATGGCTGACGACCGTCGATCATAAGCGCATCGGCGTCATGTACATTATCGCCGCGCTCCTCATGCTATTCCGCGGTGGCGTTGACGCCCTGCTGATGCGTACGCAGCTCGCGGCTCCGGACATGAAGTTCCTGGACGCGCAGCACTATAACGAAATCTTTACGACACACGGGGTCATCATGATCCTGTTCATGGCGATGCCATTCATTATCGGCTTAATGAACGTCGTTATCCCGCTTCAGATCGGGGCCCGCGACGTCGCATTTCCTCGCTTGAATGCGGTCAGCTTCTGGCTGTTCTTCTCCGGGGCAATGCTGTTCAACATTTCGTTCGTTATCGGGGGGTCGCCGGATGCCGGCTGGACCGCTTACTTCCCGCTCGCGAGCCTGGAGTTCAGCCCGACAGTGGGCAATAACTTCTACTCGATCGCGCTGCAGATTGCCGGTATCGGTACATTGATGACCGGGGTCAACTTCATCGTGACGATTCTCAAAATGCGCGCGCCTGGCATGACGCTGATGCGCATGCCGATGTTCACGTGGTCGGTTCTCATCACTTGCGTCATCATCCTGTTCGCGTTCCCGGTTCTGACGGTAGCGCTCGCCTTGATGATGTTCGACCGGATGTTCGGGGCGCAGTTCTTCACGATGGCCAATGGCGGCATGGATATGCTGTGGGCCAACCTATTCTGGGTGTGGGGCCATCCGGAGGTCTATATCGTCGTCCTGCCTGCGTTCGGGATCTACAGTGAAATTATATCGACATTCTCGCGCAAAAACTTGTACGGCTATAAATCGATGGTATTCAGTATGGTTGCCATCTCGCTCCTGTCCTTCGTCGTATGGGCGCACCACTTCTATACGATGGGTCACGGAGCCATGGTCAACGGCTTCTTCTCCGTCACGACGATGGCGATTGCCGTGCCGACCGGCGTCAAAATATTCAACTGGCTCTTCACGATGCAAAAAGGGAAGATACAGTTTACAACACCGATGATGTATGCCCTCGCCTTCATTCCGATCTTCACCATCGGGGGCGTAACGGGCGTCATGCTCGCGATGGCGAGCGCCGACTATCAATACCATAATACGATGTTCCTGGTCGCGCACTTCCACTATGTGCTGATTCCAGGCACGGTGTTCGCGGTTATTGCCGGCATGTACTACTGGTTCCCGAAAATTTTCGGCTTCCGTCTGAACGAGCGTCTGGGCAAAATCAGCTTCTGGTTCATCGCGATCTGCTTCAACATCACGTTCTTGCCGCTGTTCTTCCTCGGATTGAACGGCATGACGCGCCGGATGTACACGTACTCGGCCGAGACCGGCTTCGGTCCGCTGAACCTGATCGCCACGATCGGCTCCTTCGGTCTGGCTATCGGCTTCGCGATTCTCGTGTACAACATTTACTGGAGCGCCCGGTATGCGCCAAGAGACAAGACCGGCGACCCTTGGGATGCGCGCACGCTGGAGTGGAGCACGCACAGTCCGGTGCCGGAGTACAACTTCGCCGTCATCCCGAACGTGAAGAGCATGGACGCATTCTGGTTCTGGAAAAAAGACAAACAGCCGTTGTATGAAGAAAAAATCGAAGAGATTCATATGCCGAACAACAGCGGGCAACCGTTCGTTCTGGGCGTCATCTTCTTCTTCCTGGGCTTCTTCCTCATCTTCAGCTGGTGGATTCCGTCCATCATCGCCGGCCTGGGTGTGCTGATTATGCTTGCGGTCCGCTCCTTCGAGCGCGATCACGGCCACCACATTCCAGTGAAGACGATTCAGGAGACGGAACAACGATTGCGGGGTGAACAAGCATGAAATTAGACAACACGCTGCCGCTTGAATATCGCTCGGAGGAGAACAGCAACCGTATTTTCGGATTCTGGTTGTTCCTGGGGGCAGAGATTGTCCTCTTCTCCACCCTATTTGCTGTCTATCTGACATTGTGGAACCGTACG
Proteins encoded in this region:
- a CDS encoding LacI family DNA-binding transcriptional regulator, which codes for MATIKDVSRLAGVSVATVSRVLNQKGYVHEDTEKKVMNAIRELDYIPNDVARSLTKKSAKMLALIVPDITNPFFNELARAVEKVTQLYGYATILCNSDDTPANEKQYIHALKQKYIDGFILASNTLSAEEVQQLDVPVVTLDRTISDTIPTVASDNREGARLGVQYLLDRGCSKIAHIRGPQQLSIADERCQGYLDVVQEAAWFSPDLIVEGNFNLNQATDTVNRLLDRHPDIDGIFAGNDIMAMGALRAVQKRGIPVPDQMQIVGFDGISLGEMVYPELTTVAQSIYEMGLLAARMLIKMIERKPLDTMHYNLPVELVRRGTTR
- the rihC gene encoding ribonucleoside hydrolase RihC — encoded protein: METVKKIPIILDTDPGIDDAVAIAAALFHESIDVRLITTVAGNVGLDKTTNNALKLLQFFGKDVPVARGAAKPLVRPAEDSSHIHGESGMDGYEFDEPTQAPLDHAVLQMRDTILNSPEPITIVPIGPLTNVALLLTLFPECKAKIERIVLMGGSASRGNHTPNAEYNIYADPEAASIVFNAGLPLVMVGLDVTSLATLTTEIVEKIKEMNKTGFMLYSLFQHYRGGSLKSRGLKMHDLCAIAYLVNPGLFQTKDCFVDIELAGTYTAGTTVTDITNRLGKPSNATVCLDIDVPAFREWAIEVLGKTV
- the dcuC gene encoding C4-dicarboxylate transporter DcuC produces the protein MLEIIISIVLLVATGYLIAKNYDAKFVLLAAGIVLMIAAALLGHQVLSPEDSTGLALLDPFKQIGLVFVRQLGGVGLTIMVLFGFSSYMTHIGASDVAVHLLTKPLGRIKSQYILVPIVFLLGNLLSLVVPSASSLAVLLMATLYPVLKNTGMSSLTAGAIIATTATIIPTPLGADNVVAAENLGIDIIDYVFTYHAKISIPVLLIMAVAHYFWQKYMDKRQQGALHQDINDEKLSVKKDLPPAYYGLLPILPLVLVLVFGLLITSVKLGLVEITFICMALALVIEIIRKGSFKETSKQLSIFFTGMGTGLAQVVSLIVAAGMLVEGLKSMGIIDMLIESVRHIESAGVILMLSFAGVEGLITFISGSGLAVFYSVINIIPDISEKLGISGVMISLPMQLIANLVRSISPVAAVIIVVASIIKVNPIQIVKRTSVPVLVGVVSCLILSFIMFA
- the rbsK gene encoding ribokinase is translated as MNHICVVGSLNRDTSHLLARLPMVGETVHGISTSSSAGGKGCNQAVSAARLGAKVAFIGKVGEDKAGDQLLTVLKEEQIDTSHIDVDPKVHSGEATILIQEDGKNAIIVTPGANMNIREEDIERAYSAIDKADIVIAQFEIPIPAVTQAFVYAKQQGKVTVLNPAPAKVIPEELLRATDILVPNESEMQIITGVEPSSDDAIRQAADRLLGYGIRYVIVTLGEQGALICHADGAAHVPAKRVTAVDTTAAGDSFIGALCSRLDLTQWQDVRHMEDIVRFANSFSALVVQRKGAISSIPYAHELESLQEKL
- a CDS encoding SAM-dependent methyltransferase, which codes for MGQRTMPLWRALMDGGYAYGRAQAESLVLAGSVFVNGQQAAYAGERVKPDARIAVKGSERKYVGKGGLKLEGALRHFQIDVTGRIALDAGASTGGFTDCLPLWPSRNIANKAEKEAAP
- a CDS encoding NAD(P)H-dependent flavin oxidoreductase, producing the protein MTKMNTELCKTLNITYPIVQAGMAGGPTTPDLVASVSEAGALGTLGAAYMEPEDIRAAVRLIRQRTAKPFAVNLFAADMTDDASRIAEVNEVLRGIRSELELGEPAPELHTPDRFEQQMQVLIEEQVPVISTAFGILPARFMEVVKRRGIKVTTMVTTVREAVEAERAGSDVIVAQGSDAGGHRGTFDIGLHPNGANIGTFSLVPQIADQVRVPVVAAGGVMDGRGLVAALALGASGVQLGTRFLTAAESGAHRAYKQALLDSTEESTVITRVFSGRPARGISNAFIRRFDESGVEPLPFPTQNSATNEIRKAAAVRNEADYMSLWAGQATRLLTDGDPASRIVMEIMEEAQQLLSELPALNQA
- the qoxA gene encoding cytochrome aa3 quinol oxidase subunit II, whose protein sequence is MKKRWPLSFLFLSLIILLTGCDSSLLVLDPKGPVAKTQSDTIIFSMFIMAGVLLVVYVLYIYMLTKYRASKAAPDYEPPHMEGSTWLEVTWTLIPVIIVIVLSVVTVRSTYAVETTPVGYEDQKPLIVYASSSNWKWHFSYPEEGVETVNYVNIPTNRPVEFRLYSYGPITSFWIPQLGGQKYAMSDMVTKLRLVAEHEGSFMGKNSNFSGEGFAHMDFEALAMSPEAFDKWVNEVKATAPELTSEEFDTLLATEHVGRKSYSSTHLAFKPAPEGEHAGHHHGSDDATAPESDSVHSGTNHTGAEHSDTDHANMNHSDMDHGAMNSSEPDHEQTEHSQHGN